The following proteins come from a genomic window of Edaphobacter sp. 4G125:
- a CDS encoding PilZ domain-containing protein, giving the protein MGSWTKVKEEHAVRAAVRFPMRLPLRIQTSEGELHAVTENISANGLLFVCDETLEVSSRIEFTIAMPAAVMGASKDVTIHCVGRVVRNCMQDGQKKTAAVIDEYFLKA; this is encoded by the coding sequence ATGGGCTCCTGGACCAAGGTGAAAGAAGAGCATGCTGTTCGCGCTGCTGTACGGTTTCCCATGAGACTCCCCTTGCGAATTCAGACATCCGAAGGGGAATTGCATGCCGTTACGGAAAATATCTCAGCCAACGGCCTGCTTTTCGTATGCGACGAGACGCTTGAGGTTAGCAGCAGAATTGAGTTTACGATTGCGATGCCTGCGGCTGTGATGGGGGCGTCCAAAGATGTGACGATTCATTGTGTCGGCCGAGTGGTTCGAAATTGCATGCAGGATGGACAGAAGAAGACGGCAGCTGTAATCGATGAATATTTTCTAAAGGCTTGA
- a CDS encoding carboxypeptidase-like regulatory domain-containing protein, whose amino-acid sequence MFFRKFSLFFSLAFAGIVSSAFAQVDTGAIVGAVTDSQQQRVADAIIRLKNESTGAERAATSDHDGNFSFSPVRIGSYSVIVEHEGFDRYVRTGISINAQTTAQVDAVLRIGSVSQTIEVAAGTPLLETQTSSLQQLVNGRSITDLPLNGRNVTFLAQTAPGVTFAQADSRGLSASGSFSANGARRGQNDYLLDGIDNNAAIADYVNQTQYVIMPPPDALQEFTVQTNNYSAEFGHSAGAVLNVSTKSGGDNFHGAAWEFVRNGVLDARNYFATVPKKPAYRQNQFGFAVNGPVVIPKVYSGRGKTFFFFDYQGTRIAQGSSKVVTVPTAAQRSSGYTNFSDLIALQSGTRTDALGRVLPVGTIFDPATTRAVAAGALDPTTNLIAASTGYVRDPFYQGSLVNQRSFTSDSQKSLLNQLPATRLSPSAIALLNLYPSPTGAGITNNYSSFPNITNNSDGFDLRIDQHFSERDSAFARYSYLNTDQLNPGPFLGIADGQSSRPGNGSTQAQNVAVSETHIFTPNLANEARFGYSRVADVRRQLFANQLGIPEQYGIGGIPQFAGNGGLPTLSFGNLANLGQSGSLPSNKASIINQFSDNVTISRNRHVLRTGVLYQDISYPTSTPSASRGSFGFSGIYTSMVNQTDGSTDRAQFLLNPTAATVSGGINNVGGANSVSASSFPPISNLHRWYVGAYLQDDWRATSKLSLNLGLRWEYYGVPTERDGRQANFIPGPLSNPRIGARFIVPESQAANVPQAFIALLAKDNIAFETTRNDKLGHAQRTNFAPRFGLAYQANTRTVIHAGYGLFYGGYENYGLSASPPANFPFNIATSYSAANSITPLALDNSIGTLSNGLTNIPLSAANANLTNINLLGRQYDWQSAYSQAYNLQVQYQVTATTIAKVAYAGSVSRHLQSPINTNTLNAILPATANAQTNSFFPDFARGGAFLLPSASTSYNGLQVDITRRWGHDLTIDANYTWSKCLGTARDQLDNTIGSYRAPYVPGAGIGLDYARCDTDVRNIFHASGTYELPLGHNQRFLTQGPASAIAGGWSLQWIATVQDGQPFTLGCSVTTAAGLGCNALKVPGQNPYTNSNRVAHFLNAAAFANPASTATGLAALGGSPTQVSGPAYRKLDLSLFRRINLVDQTHLELRAEAFNITNTPNFSAPGSLNFTSPATFAMITNTRDNARQLQFAAKIYW is encoded by the coding sequence GTGTTCTTTCGAAAGTTTTCCCTATTTTTCTCGCTGGCATTTGCTGGCATTGTGTCCTCTGCTTTTGCCCAGGTCGATACAGGAGCCATCGTAGGTGCCGTTACGGATTCACAACAACAACGAGTTGCGGATGCAATCATTCGTCTGAAGAATGAATCCACCGGGGCGGAGCGCGCAGCTACGTCAGATCATGATGGAAATTTCAGCTTCTCTCCGGTTCGAATCGGTTCCTATTCTGTAATCGTTGAGCACGAAGGCTTCGATCGCTATGTGCGCACAGGAATCTCTATCAATGCGCAAACCACGGCACAGGTGGATGCGGTGCTTCGCATCGGTTCCGTGAGTCAGACCATTGAAGTGGCTGCAGGAACACCCCTGCTGGAGACACAGACATCATCCCTGCAGCAGTTGGTGAATGGGCGCAGTATTACGGATCTTCCGTTGAATGGCCGTAATGTGACATTTCTGGCGCAAACTGCACCGGGCGTAACTTTTGCGCAGGCGGACTCTCGTGGACTTTCGGCGAGTGGTTCCTTCAGCGCAAATGGTGCTCGCCGTGGACAGAATGATTATCTGCTGGATGGAATTGACAACAATGCAGCGATTGCCGACTACGTGAACCAGACTCAATATGTCATCATGCCTCCACCGGATGCGCTGCAGGAATTTACCGTGCAGACGAATAATTATTCGGCAGAGTTTGGTCATTCTGCAGGGGCTGTTCTGAACGTATCGACAAAATCTGGAGGAGATAACTTCCATGGAGCCGCGTGGGAATTTGTTAGAAATGGAGTGTTGGACGCACGCAACTATTTCGCGACTGTGCCTAAAAAACCGGCTTACCGGCAGAATCAGTTTGGCTTTGCTGTAAATGGTCCGGTTGTTATCCCTAAGGTTTATAGCGGCCGCGGCAAAACCTTCTTCTTCTTTGACTATCAGGGGACGCGCATCGCACAGGGCAGCAGTAAGGTGGTCACGGTTCCAACCGCTGCACAAAGGTCATCTGGATACACCAATTTCTCGGATCTGATCGCACTTCAGAGTGGAACGCGGACAGATGCTCTGGGTAGGGTTCTTCCAGTGGGAACGATCTTTGATCCTGCAACTACGCGTGCAGTCGCAGCGGGCGCGCTTGATCCGACGACAAACTTGATTGCAGCCTCAACGGGTTATGTGCGTGATCCGTTTTATCAGGGATCGCTCGTCAACCAGAGAAGCTTCACCAGCGATTCCCAAAAATCTCTTTTGAACCAATTGCCGGCCACTAGGCTTAGCCCTTCGGCGATTGCACTGTTGAATCTCTATCCTTCGCCGACAGGTGCGGGGATCACGAACAATTACAGCTCTTTCCCAAACATAACCAATAACAGCGACGGCTTTGATCTTCGTATCGATCAACATTTCAGCGAGCGAGATTCTGCGTTTGCGCGTTACAGCTATCTCAACACAGATCAGCTCAACCCAGGCCCATTTCTGGGCATTGCGGATGGGCAGTCCAGCCGCCCTGGCAATGGATCAACGCAAGCCCAAAACGTAGCTGTTAGCGAAACGCATATCTTCACTCCAAATCTGGCGAATGAGGCTCGGTTTGGCTACAGTCGTGTCGCTGATGTTCGTCGCCAGCTCTTCGCAAATCAACTTGGGATCCCCGAGCAATATGGGATTGGGGGAATTCCGCAGTTTGCAGGGAATGGTGGTCTACCAACGCTGTCGTTTGGAAACCTGGCCAATCTCGGGCAATCCGGGTCGTTGCCCAGTAATAAGGCCAGCATCATTAATCAGTTTTCGGATAATGTTACGATCTCCCGCAATCGGCATGTCCTTCGTACCGGCGTTCTCTATCAGGACATCTCTTATCCGACCTCAACCCCTTCAGCATCTCGTGGTTCATTTGGTTTTAGCGGAATCTATACGTCCATGGTCAACCAGACGGACGGATCCACGGATCGTGCTCAGTTTCTACTCAATCCAACCGCAGCTACGGTGTCTGGTGGAATTAACAACGTAGGAGGAGCCAATAGCGTCAGTGCATCCAGCTTCCCGCCGATCAGCAACCTTCACCGCTGGTACGTGGGAGCGTACTTGCAGGATGATTGGCGTGCCACTTCCAAGCTTAGCCTCAACCTGGGACTTCGTTGGGAGTACTACGGGGTTCCAACGGAGCGCGATGGACGTCAGGCCAACTTTATCCCTGGCCCTCTAAGTAATCCGAGGATAGGAGCGAGGTTTATTGTTCCAGAATCACAGGCCGCGAATGTGCCGCAGGCATTTATTGCGCTCCTGGCAAAAGACAATATCGCTTTTGAAACAACCCGCAACGACAAATTAGGGCATGCGCAAAGAACAAACTTTGCCCCCCGGTTTGGTCTCGCTTATCAAGCGAATACTCGAACAGTCATTCACGCCGGATACGGACTGTTTTATGGCGGCTATGAGAACTATGGCCTCAGCGCCAGTCCTCCGGCGAATTTTCCCTTCAACATCGCGACGAGCTATTCGGCAGCAAATTCAATAACACCACTAGCGCTGGATAATTCCATTGGCACGCTCTCCAACGGACTTACGAATATTCCGTTAAGCGCAGCGAATGCGAACCTGACAAACATCAACCTGCTTGGCCGCCAATATGATTGGCAGAGCGCATATAGCCAGGCCTACAATCTCCAGGTGCAGTATCAGGTCACAGCCACAACCATCGCAAAGGTCGCCTATGCTGGCTCGGTTTCGCGGCACCTTCAGAGCCCCATCAATACGAACACGCTTAACGCCATTCTCCCGGCGACCGCGAATGCCCAGACCAATAGCTTTTTCCCAGACTTTGCACGCGGGGGAGCATTCCTTCTCCCCTCAGCCTCGACAAGTTACAACGGACTGCAAGTCGATATAACGCGTCGTTGGGGCCATGATCTGACGATCGATGCGAACTACACCTGGTCGAAGTGCCTTGGCACTGCTCGCGATCAGCTCGATAACACGATTGGCAGTTATCGTGCTCCTTACGTACCGGGGGCCGGAATTGGTCTGGATTATGCCCGCTGCGATACGGACGTTCGGAATATCTTTCATGCGAGTGGCACTTACGAGCTTCCTCTAGGGCATAATCAGCGCTTTCTAACCCAGGGACCTGCATCGGCAATTGCTGGAGGGTGGTCACTGCAGTGGATTGCAACCGTGCAAGATGGACAGCCATTTACGCTCGGATGCAGCGTGACCACGGCTGCTGGGCTGGGATGCAACGCGCTCAAAGTTCCAGGACAGAATCCCTATACAAATTCAAACCGGGTAGCACATTTTCTGAACGCAGCTGCCTTCGCCAATCCTGCATCGACAGCGACTGGACTTGCTGCACTAGGCGGGTCGCCCACCCAGGTATCAGGGCCAGCCTATCGAAAGCTGGATCTTTCGCTCTTTCGCAGGATTAACCTTGTCGACCAAACCCACCTGGAGCTTCGTGCTGAGGCTTTCAACATTACGAATACGCCGAATTTCTCTGCTCCGGGAAGTTTGAACTTTACCTCTCCCGCAACCTTCGCGATGATCACAAATACGCGAGACAACGCAAGACAGCTGCAGTTCGCTGCAAAAATCTACTGGTAG
- a CDS encoding phenylalanine 4-monooxygenase, which produces MGIAGPDVNLSVKRLHVATPYLIEQDWAAYTSEQHSIWAELVSRRMPQLRQHACKEYLEGFEQIGLREDRLPDLKAVSSRLQPRTGWQSTPVSGFLPPDAFFEMLSARMFPTTTWLRGRDSLEYTPEPDIFHDVFGHVPMHAHPVFGDFLQHYGQVCAGLMNDPVALERMGRVFWFTVEFGVIRQSSELKVYGSGLISSHGECTRVLAGGCEVRDFDLDAVMNQKFDTGAMQPVLYAVESFDQIYEATKEAEVRLK; this is translated from the coding sequence ATGGGAATTGCAGGACCGGATGTAAATCTTTCTGTGAAACGTTTGCATGTAGCTACGCCATATCTGATCGAACAGGATTGGGCTGCTTATACGTCCGAGCAGCATTCGATATGGGCTGAACTGGTCAGTCGCAGAATGCCACAACTACGCCAACATGCCTGCAAAGAGTATCTGGAAGGCTTTGAACAGATCGGCTTGCGTGAAGATCGATTGCCAGATCTGAAGGCTGTCAGCTCAAGGCTCCAGCCTCGAACAGGATGGCAATCGACGCCGGTCAGCGGGTTCCTGCCTCCCGATGCATTCTTTGAGATGCTGAGCGCAAGAATGTTTCCAACGACTACCTGGTTACGAGGAAGGGATTCGTTGGAGTACACACCGGAGCCAGACATCTTTCACGATGTCTTTGGCCATGTGCCGATGCACGCTCATCCCGTATTTGGCGATTTTCTGCAGCACTATGGGCAGGTTTGTGCAGGTCTGATGAATGATCCGGTTGCGTTGGAACGAATGGGGCGAGTTTTCTGGTTCACGGTGGAATTCGGCGTAATTCGACAGAGCAGCGAATTGAAGGTGTATGGCAGCGGACTTATCAGTTCACATGGCGAATGTACGCGTGTGCTTGCTGGAGGATGTGAGGTGCGCGACTTTGATCTTGATGCTGTGATGAATCAGAAATTTGATACAGGTGCGATGCAACCGGTACTCTATGCCGTCGAATCCTTTGATCAAATTTATGAAGCAACGAAAGAGGCAGAGGTGCGTTTGAAATAG
- a CDS encoding KH domain-containing protein: MTQSTQRTGEANSANANIVGLVIEIARALVDSPEAVSIETVEEEDATVIRLRVAPGDIGKIIGKQGRTARSLRTILTAASMKVKHRFALDIIEDSAPQV, translated from the coding sequence ATGACCCAGTCCACTCAAAGGACAGGTGAAGCAAATAGCGCGAATGCGAACATCGTTGGCCTTGTTATAGAGATTGCCCGTGCCCTGGTTGATTCTCCCGAGGCTGTATCTATAGAAACCGTTGAAGAAGAGGATGCTACCGTCATCCGTTTGCGGGTCGCTCCCGGAGATATCGGGAAGATCATAGGAAAACAAGGGCGAACGGCCCGCTCTTTGCGCACCATTCTGACCGCCGCCAGTATGAAGGTGAAACATCGCTTTGCTCTCGATATCATTGAAGACAGCGCACCTCAGGTCTGA
- a CDS encoding MFS transporter, translated as MLASRDMAFRDEFRALTSAQRSTFAACFLGWTLDAFDFFLLTVCLRAIAADFHVGIPQIAEAIFWTLVMRPVGALIFGVLAERYGRRPTLIANIICFSIFELASAFAPSLKSFLICRALFGIAMGGEWGVGAALALESMPARRRGFFSGILQEGYVVGNLLAAALYGVLFPHLHGTGMLTGWRVMFMIGALPALLAFYMQFKVEESPIWIAAEERRRLEGHKRQKINFQHFRAYLPTFLFLVLLMTAFNSFSHGTQDLYPTLLEKDHGLDPGKVGLIVVISNIGAMLGGILCGALSERLGRKRMIIIAALAAIPMIPLWAWSHTVPALALGGFLMQFAVQGAFGVIPAHLNELAPSPVRAVFPGFAYQLGNLCSSRNGVFQAKLAQHFSGGPLNAVMSWTVVIGALAVAIVTGLGREAKGEDWSTTEEPVLEQGGHRAI; from the coding sequence ATGCTAGCATCTCGCGATATGGCTTTTCGGGATGAGTTCAGGGCGCTAACTTCGGCACAACGTAGCACCTTTGCCGCTTGCTTTCTTGGCTGGACGCTCGATGCGTTCGATTTTTTTCTTCTGACCGTGTGCCTTAGGGCGATCGCCGCAGATTTCCATGTCGGGATTCCGCAGATTGCAGAGGCGATCTTCTGGACGCTGGTGATGCGACCAGTCGGAGCGCTGATCTTCGGTGTGCTGGCTGAGCGATACGGGCGACGCCCGACTCTCATCGCTAACATCATCTGCTTCTCGATCTTTGAATTGGCATCGGCGTTTGCTCCTTCATTAAAGAGCTTTCTTATCTGCCGTGCTCTGTTTGGCATCGCCATGGGAGGGGAGTGGGGAGTAGGTGCTGCCCTCGCCTTGGAGTCGATGCCTGCGCGGAGGAGAGGTTTTTTTTCGGGCATTTTGCAGGAAGGCTATGTGGTGGGGAATCTGCTCGCGGCTGCTCTTTACGGGGTTCTCTTTCCGCATCTCCATGGAACAGGGATGCTGACCGGATGGCGTGTAATGTTTATGATTGGTGCGCTTCCAGCCTTGTTGGCGTTCTATATGCAGTTCAAGGTGGAGGAATCCCCAATTTGGATTGCCGCCGAAGAGAGAAGGCGTTTGGAAGGACATAAAAGACAGAAGATCAACTTCCAGCATTTTCGTGCCTATCTTCCAACATTCCTTTTTCTCGTTCTGTTGATGACGGCATTCAATTCATTCAGTCATGGCACGCAGGATCTTTACCCCACCCTGCTGGAGAAAGATCATGGACTCGATCCAGGCAAGGTGGGCTTGATTGTTGTGATCAGCAATATCGGAGCAATGTTGGGAGGCATCCTTTGCGGAGCACTTTCGGAACGTTTGGGCCGAAAGCGGATGATCATCATTGCGGCGCTTGCAGCCATTCCAATGATTCCATTATGGGCATGGTCCCATACAGTGCCAGCGCTGGCATTGGGAGGCTTCCTGATGCAGTTTGCTGTTCAGGGCGCGTTCGGAGTCATTCCCGCACATCTTAATGAGCTGGCACCGTCGCCAGTGCGTGCCGTTTTCCCCGGATTTGCTTATCAACTGGGAAATCTCTGTTCCTCTCGAAATGGAGTGTTTCAGGCAAAACTGGCTCAGCATTTTTCAGGTGGGCCTCTCAATGCAGTGATGTCCTGGACCGTTGTGATTGGAGCTTTGGCTGTCGCAATCGTTACCGGGTTGGGAAGGGAAGCCAAAGGAGAAGATTGGTCGACGACGGAAGAGCCGGTGCTTGAGCAGGGCGGACATAGGGCCATATAG
- a CDS encoding response regulator transcription factor has product MTVVHFDPSQDIDETPEDIGAFGGIRVVLADSQAIYRVGIRKVFALEDDIRVIAQVESLSNLYTTLQRYPTDVVLLEGQLIAGTVDAIPEIMRRAPNVKLIVQVSETDESNTVELYRRGVRGVVPRSISPDLLVKCVRKIAEGETWIDNRSISWVIEAYRSQAKTLTDPKVQPKLSKKELAIISCITRGMRNKEIAYQIGTTEQVIKNYLRKVYDKLGVSDRLELALYCLHHELLKQYTQELEGVMLHQPEPMQPLRAKM; this is encoded by the coding sequence ATGACAGTGGTTCATTTTGATCCTTCTCAGGACATCGATGAGACTCCAGAGGACATTGGAGCGTTTGGAGGAATTCGCGTTGTTCTTGCGGATTCGCAGGCCATCTATCGTGTGGGAATCCGAAAGGTCTTCGCGCTCGAAGACGATATCCGGGTCATTGCCCAAGTTGAGAGCTTGAGCAACCTCTATACCACGTTACAGCGCTACCCCACGGATGTGGTTCTGCTGGAAGGACAGCTAATAGCTGGAACAGTGGATGCGATTCCTGAAATCATGCGTCGCGCACCCAATGTAAAGTTGATTGTCCAGGTCTCCGAGACTGACGAATCCAATACGGTAGAGCTTTATCGGCGCGGCGTGCGTGGCGTAGTGCCTCGATCCATCTCACCGGATCTGCTTGTTAAGTGTGTGCGCAAGATCGCGGAGGGGGAAACTTGGATCGACAATCGTTCGATCAGCTGGGTGATTGAGGCTTATCGCTCCCAGGCGAAGACGCTGACAGATCCAAAAGTGCAGCCCAAGCTTTCCAAAAAGGAGCTTGCAATCATTAGCTGCATTACGCGTGGAATGCGAAATAAAGAGATCGCTTACCAGATCGGCACGACTGAGCAGGTAATCAAAAATTACCTGCGGAAGGTCTATGACAAGTTAGGCGTCTCAGACCGGCTGGAACTCGCTCTCTACTGCCTGCATCATGAACTATTGAAGCAATATACCCAGGAGCTCGAGGGCGTAATGCTGCACCAGCCTGAGCCAATGCAGCCATTACGCGCCAAGATGTAA
- the rpsP gene encoding 30S ribosomal protein S16 has translation MIRLARVGARKQPQYRIVVIEKDRARNGRSLEVVGTYNPRTNPASVALKRDRIDYWTSKGAQLSDRVQKLVSNAPTASVSAA, from the coding sequence ATGATCCGTCTGGCGCGCGTAGGAGCGCGGAAGCAGCCCCAATACCGCATCGTTGTGATTGAAAAAGACCGCGCCCGGAATGGTCGCTCGCTGGAAGTGGTTGGAACTTACAATCCCCGTACCAATCCAGCCAGCGTTGCGCTCAAGCGCGATCGCATTGATTACTGGACCAGCAAGGGCGCTCAGCTTTCCGATCGCGTTCAGAAGCTTGTGTCCAATGCGCCTACCGCATCCGTCTCGGCAGCCTAG
- a CDS encoding sulfatase-like hydrolase/transferase, whose protein sequence is MSDHVQSRRSFFKGTMAAAMTTAVPAVEAQRKSVLSSAPAKKPNIIVYLADQFRWDFVGANGRNGSTHTPNIDALAARGKNFTHAVTNQPVCAPARSVLFTSRYATETGVWHNGLALDKSLPTLAGELRKAGYTSNYIGKWHLALGNPKLGGDPGPVKAEDRGGFLDLWEGANALEHTTHPYEGTIWDQNNQPISFKDEYRVDFLTDRAERFLRQKQEKPFFLFISQLEPHQQNDLQRPVAPKGAATRFVNSTVPEDLRALPGTWQDQLPDYYGCIEAIDSSVGRLRRVLEEEHLADNTIFVFISDHGCHFMTRNQEYKRSTHNSSIRVPLIIDGPGFQGTQQIPELVGLIDVAPTLLEAAGVQAPTSWKGRSFFPLVNDFEARQHWNNQQLIQISESMTGRAIRTPDWTYCVADLSGDTKEAAAKTYHEYQFYDQRADPHELVNLAGRKEYRAKAEELREQLKRLLVAAGESEPEIVPAKLYP, encoded by the coding sequence ATGTCAGACCATGTACAAAGCCGCAGGAGCTTCTTTAAGGGAACCATGGCAGCGGCGATGACCACAGCAGTTCCTGCGGTTGAAGCGCAAAGGAAATCGGTGTTGTCATCAGCGCCTGCGAAAAAGCCCAATATTATTGTTTATCTTGCGGATCAGTTTCGTTGGGACTTTGTTGGAGCGAATGGACGGAATGGCTCAACACATACCCCGAACATCGATGCTCTTGCTGCACGCGGAAAGAACTTCACGCATGCTGTTACCAACCAGCCTGTTTGCGCTCCTGCGCGTTCGGTTCTCTTCACCAGCCGTTATGCCACAGAGACAGGCGTATGGCACAACGGACTGGCCTTGGATAAATCCCTACCGACATTAGCAGGTGAGTTACGCAAAGCCGGTTACACGTCGAACTACATTGGGAAGTGGCATCTTGCTTTGGGAAATCCCAAGCTGGGCGGCGATCCTGGTCCTGTGAAAGCAGAAGATCGCGGAGGATTTTTAGATCTATGGGAAGGCGCGAATGCTCTTGAGCATACGACTCATCCCTACGAGGGAACGATCTGGGATCAGAACAATCAGCCGATATCGTTCAAGGATGAATATCGCGTCGACTTCCTCACAGACCGTGCAGAACGATTCCTCCGTCAGAAACAGGAAAAGCCTTTCTTCCTCTTTATCTCTCAGCTTGAGCCTCATCAACAGAACGACCTTCAGCGTCCTGTTGCACCAAAGGGTGCAGCAACGCGATTTGTGAATTCTACGGTTCCGGAGGATCTTCGTGCGCTGCCCGGTACATGGCAGGATCAGTTGCCGGACTATTACGGATGCATCGAGGCGATTGATTCTTCCGTGGGAAGGCTTCGGCGTGTACTGGAAGAAGAGCATCTCGCCGACAACACCATCTTCGTCTTCATCAGCGATCATGGTTGCCATTTCATGACACGCAATCAAGAGTACAAGCGGAGCACGCATAACAGCTCCATTCGTGTACCGCTGATCATCGATGGGCCCGGCTTTCAAGGGACACAGCAGATTCCAGAGCTGGTTGGCTTGATTGATGTTGCTCCCACACTACTCGAAGCAGCAGGTGTGCAGGCTCCTACGTCCTGGAAGGGACGTAGCTTCTTTCCTCTAGTCAATGATTTTGAGGCACGACAGCACTGGAATAATCAGCAACTGATCCAGATCAGTGAGTCCATGACCGGACGAGCTATTCGTACTCCGGACTGGACCTACTGCGTAGCCGATCTCTCAGGAGACACAAAAGAAGCTGCGGCGAAGACATATCACGAATATCAGTTCTACGATCAGCGTGCAGATCCACATGAACTAGTGAATCTTGCTGGACGCAAAGAATATCGTGCCAAGGCAGAAGAATTGAGGGAGCAATTAAAGAGGCTGCTGGTTGCGGCGGGTGAATCGGAGCCGGAGATCGTTCCGGCTAAGTTGTATCCATAG
- a CDS encoding LolA family protein: MMKLRHLAAIFLLTAPWTLCAQTKPGELDQAIRQLDAASIRFKSAEADFQWDFYELVVKETTTQHGSIYFKKNGSKLEMGAKILPPGARFFSYKNDKFALFDPSTKDLKVYSAGQNKNQFESFLTLGFGGSGSDLVKAWTVTYLGTEQLSDGSTNVPTAKLNLVSKDPTVRNMFSHVVIWVDLNRDISLKQQFFTPSGDYRTATYNHIRYNEPVNTKPYEYKK, translated from the coding sequence ATGATGAAACTTCGCCACCTGGCAGCCATCTTTCTTCTTACTGCCCCATGGACTTTATGTGCGCAGACCAAACCTGGTGAGTTAGACCAGGCGATTCGGCAGCTCGATGCCGCAAGCATTCGTTTTAAATCTGCTGAAGCTGACTTCCAATGGGATTTCTACGAGCTTGTGGTCAAAGAGACCACCACACAACACGGAAGTATCTACTTCAAGAAGAACGGATCAAAGCTGGAGATGGGAGCAAAAATCCTGCCTCCCGGCGCTAGATTTTTCTCATATAAAAATGACAAATTTGCGCTTTTCGACCCTTCGACAAAAGATCTGAAGGTTTATTCTGCAGGCCAGAATAAAAATCAATTCGAGAGTTTTCTCACACTAGGCTTTGGAGGCAGCGGAAGCGATCTCGTAAAGGCCTGGACCGTCACTTATCTCGGTACAGAACAGCTTTCAGATGGCAGCACAAATGTTCCTACAGCCAAACTGAACCTGGTTTCCAAGGATCCCACCGTAAGAAACATGTTCAGTCACGTTGTGATCTGGGTCGATCTGAATCGTGACATTTCGCTCAAGCAACAGTTCTTTACCCCATCAGGCGACTACCGTACTGCAACCTATAATCACATCCGATATAACGAGCCGGTCAATACCAAGCCGTACGAATATAAAAAATAA
- a CDS encoding YceI family protein — MRNRFVMALAVAIATSFTGHAQTSNWTIDPIHSSINFEVRHMGVSNVHGSIMGVKGTILYDEKDITHSSVQATADTTTVNTNVEKRDADLKSPNYFDVAKYPQITFKSTSLSKVDGKLTLTGELTLAGTTKTVTLDVDGPAPPQTGKDGKTRSGFSASGRLKRSDFNFAPKTPTVVIGDDIKFSIDVEIDKQ; from the coding sequence ATGCGCAATCGTTTTGTGATGGCCCTAGCCGTTGCTATCGCGACCAGCTTCACCGGTCATGCCCAAACATCAAATTGGACCATCGATCCTATCCATTCCAGTATCAACTTTGAAGTTCGCCATATGGGCGTATCGAATGTTCATGGCTCCATCATGGGCGTCAAAGGAACGATCCTTTACGATGAGAAGGACATCACCCACTCCTCGGTACAGGCAACTGCCGATACCACCACAGTCAACACCAATGTCGAAAAGCGTGACGCGGACTTGAAGTCCCCCAACTATTTCGATGTTGCGAAGTATCCACAGATTACTTTTAAGTCCACTTCCCTTTCCAAAGTGGATGGGAAGCTGACCCTGACAGGCGAGCTGACCCTTGCGGGAACGACCAAGACGGTCACACTTGATGTGGACGGCCCTGCTCCTCCGCAGACGGGCAAAGATGGGAAGACCCGCAGCGGTTTTTCGGCGTCAGGCAGATTGAAGCGCAGCGACTTCAACTTCGCCCCTAAGACTCCTACCGTTGTCATTGGCGACGATATAAAGTTTTCAATCGATGTAGAGATCGATAAACAGTAG